Genomic window (Flavobacterium oreochromis):
ACATTTTCGTGTACTAAAAAGAACATCGTTTTAATCCTAATCTACCAATGAATAAACCAAGCTCAAATAAAATATTATCTCTGGCTTGTAAATATTCTTTTCCTCGTACTTCCACTTTATCATCAGGAGAACCAATTAAAATTCCAAAGTCAAATTTTAAAGGAGCTTTTAATAAATCATGTAAAAAATTATTATTTAGTTTAAATACAGATTTATCCCATAAATTTTCATT
Coding sequences:
- a CDS encoding TIR domain-containing protein gives rise to the protein MKKKLFIGSSSEEIETAKTVQKLLENDFDVVIWNENLWDKSVFKLNNNFLHDLLKAPLKFDFGILIGSPDDKVEVRGKEYLQARDNILFELGLFIGRLGLKRCSF